The Neovison vison isolate M4711 chromosome 10, ASM_NN_V1, whole genome shotgun sequence genome has a segment encoding these proteins:
- the CD5L gene encoding CD5 antigen-like has protein sequence MALLFSLILAICTGPGLLDAQPSSHSFGGPLSRVRLVGGDHRCEGRVEVQRASEWGTVCDDGWDENDAAVVCRELGCGAVKKAISGTAFGPLTQEDQKIFVQEFQCNGMEESLSQCEREDFFDCSHKEDAGAVCGFPENVRLVDGPKRCQGRVEVKHQGQWGTVCKASWSFAATKVVCRQLGCGRALLTRKCCNKATQGQGPIWLRKASCSGKESSLEECPAGVWERSNCTHDDDMWVECEDPFELQLVGGDGRCAGRLEVLHKGQWGTVCDDGWGEAADRVVCRQLGCGPPLSPPAKFRRRFGPGAGRIWLDDVACSGKERSLEECPHRFWGRHNCNHAEDVAVVCAGARNHGWHLTALLLLGDSTFFREQGSVL, from the exons ATGGCCCTGCTCTTCTCCTTGATCCTCG CCATTTGCACTGGACCTGGTCTCTTAG ATGCCCAGCCAAGCTCTCATTCCTTTGGAGGGCCTTTGTCCAGAGTGCGGCTTGTGGGAGGCGACCACCGCTGTGAAGGGCGGGTGGAGGTACAGCGGGCCAGCGAGTGGGGCACGGTGTGTGATGACGGCTGGGACGAGAACGACGCAGCTGTGGTGTGCCGGGAGCTGGGTTGTGGAGCCGTCAAGAAGGCAATCAGTGGTACTGCATTTGGGCCACTGACACAAGAAGATCAAAAAATCTTCGTCCAAGAATTCCAATGCAACGGCATGGAAGAGAGCCTGTCTCAGTGTGAAAGGGAAGATTTTTTCGACTGCAGCCACAAGGAGGACGCGGGAGCTGTATGTGGGT TCCCAGAGAACGTGCGGCTGGTCGACGGCCCCAAGCGCTGCCAGGGCCGGGTAGAGGTGAAGCACCAAGGGCAGTGGGGCACCGTATGCAAAGCAAGCTGGAGCTTTGCAGCCACCAAGGTCGTGTGCCGGCAACTGGGATGTGGACGGGCCCTGCTGACCCGGAAATGCtgcaacaaagccacccagggcCAAGGGCCCATCTGGCTGAGAAAGGCATCATGCTCAGGAAAGGAAAGCAGCCTTGAGGAGTGCCCTGCCGGGGTCTGGGAGAGGAGCAACTGCACCCACGATGACGATATGTGGGTGGAATGTGAAG ATCCCTTTGAGCTGCAGCTGGTAGGAGGAGACGGCCGCTGTGCCGGGAGGCTGGAGGTGCTGCACAAGGGCCAGTGGGGCACCGTCTGTGACGACGGCTGGGGAGAAGCAGCGGACCGCGTGGTATGCAGGCAGCTGGGCTGTGGGCCacccctctctccacctgccaaATTCCGGAGAAGATTTGGCCCAGGGGCCGGCCGCATCTGGCTGGACGACGTGGCTTGCTCAGGGAAGGAGAGGTCCCTGGAGGAGTGTCCGCACAGGTTTTGGGGCCGGCACAATTGCAACCATGCAGAGGACGTGGCTGTGGTCTGTGCAG GTGCTCGCAACCACGGCTGGCACCTCACTGCCCTTCTGCTTCTCGGTGACAGCACATTCTTCCGGGAGCAGGGCAGTGTCCTGTAA